A genomic window from Helicobacter pylori includes:
- a CDS encoding fumarate reductase iron-sulfur subunit, translating to MSDNERTIIVRVLKFDPQSAVSKPHFKEYQLKETPSMTLFIALNLIREHQDPDLSFDFVCRAGICGSCAMMVNGRPRLACKTLTSSFESGVITLMPMPSFTLIKDLSVNTGDWFLDMTKRVESWAHSKEEVDITKPEKRIEPDEAQEVFELDRCIECGCCIASCGTKLMRPNFIGAAGMNRAMRFMIDSHDERSDDDFYELVGDDDGVFGCMSLIACHDTCPKELPLQSSIATLRNRMLKVGKSR from the coding sequence ATGAGTGATAATGAACGAACAATTATCGTTAGAGTGCTAAAGTTTGACCCTCAAAGCGCAGTGAGTAAGCCGCATTTTAAAGAGTATCAGTTGAAAGAAACGCCGTCCATGACGCTCTTTATCGCTTTAAACCTCATTAGAGAGCATCAGGATCCGGATTTGAGCTTTGACTTTGTGTGCCGCGCTGGGATTTGTGGATCTTGTGCGATGATGGTTAATGGGAGGCCGAGATTGGCTTGCAAAACCCTAACTTCTAGCTTTGAAAGTGGGGTGATCACGCTGATGCCCATGCCTAGTTTTACGCTCATTAAAGATTTGAGCGTGAATACCGGCGATTGGTTTTTGGACATGACTAAAAGAGTGGAGAGTTGGGCGCATTCTAAAGAAGAAGTGGATATTACCAAACCGGAAAAAAGGATTGAGCCTGATGAAGCCCAAGAGGTTTTTGAATTAGACAGATGCATTGAATGCGGGTGCTGTATCGCCTCTTGCGGGACCAAACTCATGCGCCCTAATTTCATTGGAGCTGCTGGCATGAACAGAGCCATGCGTTTTATGATTGACAGCCACGATGAAAGAAGCGATGATGATTTCTATGAATTAGTCGGCGATGATGATGGCGTTTTTGGGTGCATGAGCCTAATCGCTTGCCATGACACTTGCCCTAAAGAATTACCCTTGCAAAGCAGTATCGCTACTTTGCGCAACCGAATGTTGAAAGTGGGTAAAAGCCGCTAA
- a CDS encoding CvpA family protein, which produces MNYIDLALLVVVVAFGIRGFYHGLVSEVAGILGIVLGVYLASRYSVAVGNLFSMHLYNLGNETMTNLIGFLLVLASIWVFFLAFGVLLSKVLDFSGLGIIDKALGFIFSCLKTFLVLSFILYALSKMELMKDANAYLQERSTFFSTMKSVASKFMRLDGVKHVEQNFKENLEEMSDEVKNKETFNKAKESFDKTMDKGVESLKEKAKDLPKNMLEPRTNPDKPNPTPQNPSKEPL; this is translated from the coding sequence TTGAATTATATTGATTTAGCGTTACTTGTGGTGGTGGTAGCCTTTGGGATTAGGGGATTTTATCATGGCTTGGTGAGTGAAGTAGCAGGGATTTTAGGGATTGTGCTTGGCGTGTATTTAGCGTCTCGCTATTCTGTGGCCGTTGGAAATTTATTTTCGATGCATTTGTATAATTTGGGGAATGAAACCATGACTAATCTCATTGGTTTTTTACTGGTGCTAGCGTCTATTTGGGTGTTTTTCTTAGCTTTTGGAGTGTTGTTAAGCAAGGTGTTAGACTTTAGTGGGCTAGGCATTATAGACAAGGCGTTAGGGTTTATTTTTTCATGCTTAAAGACTTTTTTAGTGTTGTCCTTTATCCTTTATGCACTCTCCAAAATGGAGTTGATGAAAGACGCTAACGCCTACTTGCAAGAAAGGAGCACTTTTTTTTCTACCATGAAAAGCGTTGCTAGCAAGTTCATGCGCCTTGATGGCGTCAAACATGTGGAGCAAAATTTTAAAGAAAACCTTGAAGAAATGAGCGATGAAGTCAAAAATAAAGAAACTTTTAACAAAGCTAAAGAATCTTTTGATAAAACGATGGATAAGGGCGTAGAATCCCTAAAAGAAAAGGCTAAAGATTTGCCTAAAAACATGCTAGAGCCAAGAACTAACCCAGATAAACCCAACCCAACCCCACAAAACCCATCTAAAGAACCTCTATAA
- a CDS encoding triose-phosphate isomerase, whose translation MTKIAMANFKSAMPIFKSHAYLKELEKTLKPQHCDRVFVFPDFLGLLPNAFLHFTLGAQNAYPKDCGAFTGEITSKHLEELKINTLLIGHSERRTLLKESPSFLKEKFDFFKDKNFKIIYCIGEDLKTREKGLAAVKEFLNEQLENIDLSYHNLIVAYEPIWAIGTKKSASLEDIYLTHGFLKQILNQKTPLLYGGSVNTQNAKEILGIDSVDGLLVGSASLELENFKTIISFL comes from the coding sequence ATGACAAAAATTGCAATGGCTAATTTTAAATCCGCTATGCCTATTTTTAAAAGCCATGCGTATTTGAAAGAATTGGAAAAAACTTTAAAGCCGCAGCATTGTGATAGAGTGTTTGTATTCCCTGATTTTTTGGGATTATTGCCTAATGCGTTTTTGCATTTCACTTTAGGGGCGCAAAACGCTTACCCTAAAGATTGTGGGGCTTTTACGGGTGAAATCACTTCAAAGCATTTAGAGGAACTCAAAATCAACACGCTTTTAATAGGGCATAGCGAGAGGCGAACGCTTTTAAAGGAAAGCCCTAGCTTTTTGAAAGAAAAGTTTGATTTTTTTAAAGATAAAAATTTTAAAATCATCTATTGTATTGGCGAAGATTTAAAGACCAGAGAAAAGGGTTTAGCGGCTGTAAAAGAATTTTTAAATGAGCAGTTAGAAAACATTGATCTTAGTTATCATAATTTAATCGTGGCTTATGAACCTATTTGGGCGATTGGCACAAAAAAAAGCGCTTCTTTAGAAGATATTTATCTCACGCATGGTTTTTTAAAGCAAATTTTAAATCAAAAAACGCCTTTATTGTATGGGGGGAGCGTGAACACACAAAACGCCAAAGAAATTTTAGGGATTGATAGCGTGGATGGTTTATTGGTTGGGAGTGCGTCTTTGGAATTAGAAAATTTTAAAACAATCATTTCATTTTTATAA
- a CDS encoding fumarate reductase cytochrome b subunit, which translates to MQQEEIIEGYYGASKGLKKSGIYAKLDFLQSTTGLILALFMIVHMFLVSSILISDEAMYKVAKFFEGSLFLKAGEPAIVSVVAAGIILILVVHAFLALRKFPINYRQYKVFKTHKHLMKHGDTSLWFIQAFTGFAMFFLASIHLFVMLTEPESIGPHGSSYRFVTQNFWLLYIFLLFAVELHGSIGLYRLAIKWGWFKNISIQGLRKIKWAMSVFFIVLGLCTYGAYIKKGLENKDNGIKTMQEAIEADGKFHKE; encoded by the coding sequence ATGCAACAAGAAGAGATTATAGAGGGTTATTATGGCGCTAGCAAAGGGCTTAAAAAGAGCGGTATTTATGCGAAGCTGGATTTTTTACAAAGCACTACGGGCTTGATTTTAGCGCTCTTTATGATAGTGCACATGTTTTTAGTTTCAAGCATCTTAATTAGCGATGAAGCCATGTATAAAGTGGCGAAATTTTTTGAAGGGAGCTTGTTTTTAAAAGCGGGCGAACCAGCGATTGTAAGCGTGGTTGCAGCAGGGATCATTCTTATTTTAGTGGTGCATGCGTTTTTGGCGTTAAGGAAATTCCCTATCAATTACAGGCAATACAAGGTTTTTAAAACCCATAAGCATTTGATGAAGCATGGCGATACGAGTTTGTGGTTTATCCAAGCTTTCACGGGGTTTGCGATGTTTTTCTTAGCGAGTATCCACCTGTTTGTCATGCTCACAGAGCCTGAAAGCATCGGGCCTCATGGCTCAAGCTATCGTTTTGTCACGCAAAACTTTTGGCTTTTGTATATTTTCTTATTGTTTGCCGTAGAATTGCATGGCTCTATTGGGTTGTATCGTTTAGCGATTAAATGGGGGTGGTTTAAAAACATCAGCATTCAAGGCTTAAGGAAAATCAAATGGGCGATGAGCGTGTTTTTTATTGTTTTAGGGCTTTGCACCTATGGGGCTTATATCAAAAAAGGTTTGGAAAACAAAGATAATGGCATTAAAACCATGCAAGAAGCCATAGAAGCTGATGGGAAATTCCACAAAGAATAA
- a CDS encoding DUF1882 domain-containing protein yields the protein MTEMELKLIKIDTSHYFEKKPGLGERVDYAGRCYYNKFQRVNAMLTSALIQKHLKREIEIAHNLILRNDKVENIVFDYNGRNPERFYHKAQLLLREEGFMNFTAYNTKTPGHLHLYVHKGHTELGEGERLVKTLSMKLAQGLPKEWRIFPSNEWPKEFNILALPYEVFAKERGSSWAKHL from the coding sequence ATGACAGAAATGGAATTAAAACTTATTAAGATAGATACAAGCCATTATTTTGAAAAAAAACCGGGTCTAGGGGAGAGAGTGGATTATGCGGGGCGTTGCTATTACAATAAATTCCAAAGAGTCAATGCCATGCTCACAAGCGCGCTCATTCAAAAACATTTAAAAAGGGAAATAGAAATCGCACACAATCTCATCTTGCGTAACGATAAAGTGGAAAATATTGTGTTTGATTATAATGGGAGGAATCCGGAGCGGTTTTATCATAAGGCGCAGTTATTGCTTCGTGAGGAAGGTTTTATGAATTTTACCGCTTATAACACCAAAACGCCTGGGCATTTGCATTTGTATGTGCATAAGGGGCATACGGAATTGGGCGAGGGCGAAAGGCTGGTTAAAACCTTGTCTATGAAGCTGGCGCAAGGGTTGCCTAAAGAATGGAGAATATTCCCAAGCAACGAATGGCCTAAGGAATTTAATATTTTAGCTTTACCTTATGAAGTGTTTGCAAAAGAGCGAGGAAGCTCTTGGGCGAAGCATTTATAA
- a CDS encoding serine hydroxymethyltransferase yields the protein MAYFLEQSDSEIFELIFEEFKRQNEHLEMIASENYTFASVMEAMGSILTNKYAEGYPNKRYYGGCEVVDKVESLAIERAKKLFNCQFANVQAHSGSQANNAVYHALLKPYDKILGMDLSCGGHLTHGAKVSLTGKHYQSFSYGVGLDGYIDYEEVLKIAQSVKPQIIVCGFSAYPREIDFKKFREIADVVGALLLGDIAHVAGLVVAGEHAHPFPHCHVVSSTTHKTLRGPRGGLILTNDEEIAAKIDKAIFPGTQGGPLMHAIAAKAVGFKENLKPEFKAYAKLVKSNMQVLAKTLKEKNHKLVSDGTSNHLLLMDFLNKPYSGKDADIALGNAGITVNKNTIPGETRSPFVTSGIRIGSAALSARGMGAKEFEIIGNKISDILNDINNVSLQLHVKEELKAMANQFPVYHQPIF from the coding sequence ATGGCTTATTTTTTAGAACAAAGCGATAGTGAAATTTTTGAGTTGATCTTTGAAGAGTTTAAGCGCCAAAACGAGCATTTAGAAATGATAGCGAGCGAGAATTACACTTTTGCTAGCGTCATGGAGGCTATGGGGAGTATTTTAACGAATAAATACGCTGAAGGCTATCCTAACAAACGCTATTATGGAGGCTGTGAAGTGGTGGATAAAGTAGAAAGCCTGGCCATAGAAAGGGCTAAAAAGCTTTTTAATTGCCAGTTTGCTAACGTGCAAGCGCATTCAGGCTCGCAAGCCAATAACGCTGTCTATCACGCCCTTTTAAAGCCTTATGACAAAATTTTAGGCATGGATTTAAGCTGTGGGGGGCATTTAACGCATGGCGCTAAAGTGAGTTTGACCGGCAAGCATTACCAGAGCTTTTCTTATGGCGTGGGTTTAGATGGCTATATTGATTATGAAGAAGTTTTAAAAATCGCTCAAAGCGTTAAGCCTCAAATCATTGTGTGCGGGTTTTCAGCTTATCCAAGGGAGATTGATTTTAAAAAATTTAGAGAAATCGCTGATGTGGTGGGGGCGTTATTATTAGGCGATATAGCCCATGTGGCAGGGCTTGTAGTCGCTGGTGAACATGCCCATCCTTTCCCGCATTGCCATGTGGTTTCAAGCACCACTCATAAGACTTTAAGAGGGCCTAGAGGGGGGCTTATTTTAACCAATGATGAAGAGATAGCGGCTAAGATTGATAAAGCGATCTTTCCAGGGACTCAAGGCGGGCCTTTGATGCATGCAATTGCTGCAAAAGCGGTGGGGTTTAAAGAGAATTTAAAGCCAGAGTTTAAAGCTTATGCGAAGTTGGTGAAATCTAACATGCAAGTTCTCGCTAAAACATTAAAAGAAAAAAACCATAAATTAGTGAGCGATGGCACTTCTAACCACTTGCTTTTAATGGATTTTTTAAACAAGCCTTATAGCGGGAAAGACGCTGACATTGCATTAGGGAATGCTGGAATCACCGTGAATAAAAACACCATTCCTGGCGAAACGCGCAGCCCTTTTGTAACGAGCGGGATAAGGATTGGCTCAGCGGCATTGAGTGCAAGGGGCATGGGCGCTAAGGAATTTGAAATCATAGGGAATAAAATATCAGATATTTTGAATGATATTAATAATGTTAGTTTGCAATTGCATGTGAAAGAAGAATTGAAAGCGATGGCTAATCAATTCCCTGTGTACCACCAACCTATTTTTTAA
- the clsC gene encoding cardiolipin synthase ClsC, whose amino-acid sequence MKIFLVLLSVFFFSGCFGLVYKTPISNPPISYDPYTTTIGSLYAKNLKERPNYSAAILLEDGFDALLHRVGLIRMSQKSIDMQTYIYKNDLSSQVIAKELLNAANRGVKVRILLDDNGLDSDFSDIMLLNFHKNIEVKIFNPYYIRNKGLRYFEMLADYERIKKRMHNKLFIVDNFAVIIGGRNIGDNYFDNDLETNFLDLDALFFGGVASKAKESFENYWKFHRSIPVSLLRTHKRLKNNAKEIAKLHEKIPISAEDINEFEKKVNDFIERFQKYQYPIYYGNADFLADSPKKIDTPLYSPIKTAFEKALKNAKDSVFIASSYFIPGKKMMKIFKNQIAKGIELNILTNSLSSTDAIVVYGAWERYRNKLVRMGANVYEIRNDFFNRQIKGRFSTKHSLHGKTIVFDDNLTLLGSFNIDPRSAYINTESAVLFDNPSFAKRVRLSLKDHAQQSWHLVLYRHRVIWEAVEEGILIHEKNSPDTSFFLRLIKEWSKVLPEREL is encoded by the coding sequence TTGAAAATCTTTTTAGTTCTTTTAAGCGTCTTTTTTTTTAGTGGGTGTTTTGGGCTAGTTTATAAAACTCCCATTTCAAACCCCCCTATCTCTTATGACCCTTACACCACCACCATTGGGAGTTTGTATGCCAAAAATCTAAAAGAGCGCCCTAACTATAGTGCGGCCATTCTTTTAGAAGATGGCTTTGACGCTTTGTTGCATAGAGTGGGCCTTATTAGAATGAGCCAAAAAAGCATTGACATGCAAACTTATATCTATAAGAACGATCTTTCTTCTCAAGTGATCGCTAAAGAACTTTTAAATGCGGCTAATCGTGGGGTAAAAGTGCGCATCCTTTTAGATGACAACGGGTTAGATTCAGATTTTTCAGATATTATGCTTTTAAATTTCCACAAAAACATTGAAGTGAAAATTTTTAACCCCTACTATATCCGCAATAAAGGCTTGCGCTATTTTGAAATGCTCGCAGACTATGAACGCATTAAAAAACGCATGCACAACAAGCTTTTTATCGTGGATAATTTCGCTGTCATTATAGGGGGGCGCAATATTGGGGACAATTATTTTGATAACGATTTAGAAACGAATTTTTTAGATTTAGACGCTTTGTTTTTTGGGGGGGTTGCCTCAAAGGCTAAAGAAAGTTTTGAAAATTATTGGAAATTCCACCGCTCCATTCCTGTTTCATTGTTAAGAACCCATAAAAGACTCAAAAACAACGCCAAAGAAATCGCTAAACTCCATGAAAAAATCCCTATCAGTGCTGAAGATATTAATGAGTTTGAAAAAAAAGTCAATGACTTTATAGAACGCTTTCAAAAATACCAATACCCTATTTATTATGGGAATGCAGATTTTTTAGCCGATTCGCCTAAAAAAATTGACACGCCCTTGTATTCGCCCATCAAAACCGCTTTTGAAAAAGCCCTTAAAAACGCCAAAGACTCCGTTTTTATCGCTTCGTCGTATTTTATTCCAGGCAAAAAGATGATGAAAATCTTTAAAAATCAAATTGCTAAGGGGATTGAATTGAATATTCTTACTAATTCCCTTTCATCAACGGACGCTATCGTGGTCTATGGGGCGTGGGAAAGGTATCGTAATAAATTAGTGCGAATGGGAGCGAATGTCTATGAAATACGAAACGATTTTTTCAACCGCCAGATTAAAGGGCGCTTTAGCACCAAACATTCCTTACACGGCAAGACGATCGTTTTTGATGACAATTTGACGCTTCTAGGGAGTTTTAATATTGATCCGCGCTCTGCCTATATCAACACTGAAAGCGCGGTCTTGTTTGACAACCCATCTTTTGCTAAAAGAGTGCGTTTGTCGCTCAAAGATCATGCCCAACAATCATGGCATTTGGTTTTGTATCGGCACAGAGTGATTTGGGAAGCAGTAGAAGAAGGTATTTTAATCCACGAAAAAAATTCGCCTGACACTTCCTTTTTTTTGCGCTTGATTAAAGAATGGTCTAAAGTCCTTCCTGAAAGAGAACTTTAA
- a CDS encoding TIGR00645 family protein — translation MLEKLIERVLFATRWLLAPLCIAMSLVLVVLGYVFMKELWHMLSHLNTISETDLVLSALGLVDLLFMAGLVLMVLLASYESFVSKLDKVDASEITWLKHTDFNALKLKVSLSIVAISAIFLLKRYMSLEDVLSSIPKDTPLSHNPIFWQVVIHLVFVCSALLAAVTNNIAFLQNKGH, via the coding sequence ATGTTAGAAAAATTGATTGAAAGAGTGTTGTTTGCCACTCGTTGGTTGCTAGCCCCTTTATGCATTGCCATGTCATTAGTGTTAGTGGTTTTAGGCTATGTGTTCATGAAAGAGTTGTGGCACATGCTCAGCCATTTAAACACGATCAGCGAAACGGATTTGGTTTTATCGGCCTTGGGTTTGGTGGATTTGTTGTTTATGGCCGGGCTTGTTTTAATGGTGTTGCTCGCCAGCTATGAAAGCTTTGTTTCTAAACTAGACAAGGTAGATGCTAGCGAAATCACTTGGCTAAAGCATACGGATTTCAACGCTTTAAAATTAAAGGTTTCGCTCTCCATTGTAGCCATTTCGGCGATTTTCTTGCTCAAACGCTACATGAGTTTAGAAGATGTTTTATCCAGCATTCCTAAGGACACGCCCTTATCGCATAACCCCATTTTTTGGCAAGTCGTGATCCACTTGGTGTTTGTGTGTTCAGCGCTCTTAGCCGCCGTTACGAATAATATCGCTTTTTTGCAAAACAAAGGGCATTAA
- a CDS encoding fumarate reductase flavoprotein subunit: MKITYCDALIIGGGLAGLRASIACKQKGLNTIVLSLVPVRRSHSAAAQGGMQASLANAKKSEGDNEDLHFLDTVKGSDWGCDQQVARMFVTTAPKAIRELASWGVPWTRIKKGDRPAVVNGEHVTITERDDRHGYILSRDFGGTKKWRTCFTADATGHTMLYAVANEALHHKVDIQDRKDMLAFIHHDNKCYGAVVRDLITGEISAYVSKGTLLATGGYGRVYKHTTNAVICDGAGAASALETGVAKLGNMEAVQFHPTALVPSGILMTEGCRGDGGVLRDKFGRRFMPAYEPEKKELASRDVVSRRILEHIQKGYGAKSPYGDHVWLDIAILGRNHVEKNLRDVRDIAMTFAGIDPADSEEQTKDNIQGAPTNEPEYGQAMAKQKGWIPIKPMQHYSMGGVRTNPKGETHLKGLFCAGEAACWDLHGFNRLGGNSVSEAVVAGMIIGDYFASHCLEAQIEINTQKVEAFIKESQDYMHFLLHNEGKEDVYEIRERMKEVMDEKVGVFREGKRLEEALKELQELYARSKNICVKNKVLHNNPELEDAYRTKKMLKLALCITQGALLRTESRGAHTRIDYPKRDDEKWLNRTLASWPSAEQDMPTIEYEELDVMKMEISPDFRGYGKKGNFIPHPKKEERDAEILKTILELEKLGKDRVEVQHALMPFELQEKYKARNMRLEDEEVRARGEHLYSFNVHDLLDKHNANLKGEHHE; encoded by the coding sequence ATGAAAATAACATATTGTGATGCGTTGATTATTGGAGGCGGGCTAGCCGGATTAAGAGCTAGTATTGCATGCAAACAAAAGGGTTTAAATACCATTGTTTTGAGTTTAGTGCCTGTCAGGCGTTCGCACTCTGCAGCCGCTCAAGGAGGCATGCAAGCAAGCCTAGCGAACGCTAAAAAAAGCGAGGGCGATAACGAAGATTTGCACTTTTTAGACACGGTTAAGGGGAGCGATTGGGGTTGCGATCAGCAAGTGGCCAGAATGTTTGTAACCACTGCCCCTAAAGCCATTAGGGAATTGGCTAGTTGGGGAGTGCCTTGGACTAGGATCAAAAAAGGCGATAGGCCTGCGGTCGTTAATGGCGAGCATGTTACTATCACTGAAAGAGACGACAGGCATGGCTATATTCTAAGCCGTGATTTTGGCGGCACTAAAAAATGGCGCACATGCTTTACCGCTGATGCCACAGGGCATACCATGCTCTATGCAGTCGCTAATGAAGCCTTGCACCACAAGGTGGATATTCAAGACAGAAAAGACATGCTCGCTTTCATTCATCATGATAACAAGTGCTATGGGGCGGTGGTAAGGGATTTGATCACCGGCGAAATTTCAGCGTATGTTTCTAAAGGCACGCTTCTAGCTACCGGAGGTTATGGGCGCGTGTATAAACACACCACTAACGCTGTGATTTGCGATGGAGCTGGGGCTGCAAGCGCTTTAGAAACCGGCGTGGCTAAGTTAGGCAACATGGAGGCGGTGCAATTCCACCCTACCGCTTTAGTGCCAAGCGGGATTTTAATGACCGAAGGTTGTAGGGGCGATGGAGGGGTTTTGAGAGACAAGTTTGGCAGACGCTTCATGCCCGCTTATGAGCCAGAGAAAAAAGAGCTTGCGAGCAGAGATGTGGTTTCAAGGCGGATTTTAGAGCATATCCAAAAAGGTTATGGGGCTAAATCGCCTTATGGGGATCATGTGTGGTTGGATATTGCTATTTTAGGGCGTAATCATGTGGAAAAAAATTTAAGAGATGTGCGCGATATTGCCATGACTTTTGCGGGAATTGATCCGGCTGATAGCGAAGAGCAAACCAAAGACAACATACAAGGAGCGCCTACTAATGAACCCGAATACGGGCAAGCGATGGCTAAACAAAAAGGCTGGATCCCCATAAAACCCATGCAACACTATTCTATGGGTGGGGTTAGGACAAACCCTAAAGGCGAAACCCATTTGAAAGGCTTGTTCTGTGCGGGCGAAGCGGCATGCTGGGATTTGCATGGGTTTAACCGCTTGGGGGGAAATTCTGTGAGTGAGGCTGTGGTGGCTGGCATGATTATAGGGGATTATTTCGCCTCGCATTGTTTGGAAGCGCAAATTGAAATCAACACGCAAAAAGTTGAAGCTTTCATTAAAGAAAGCCAAGATTACATGCACTTTTTATTGCACAATGAAGGCAAGGAAGATGTGTATGAAATCAGAGAACGCATGAAAGAAGTCATGGATGAAAAAGTAGGCGTTTTTAGAGAAGGCAAAAGGTTAGAAGAAGCCCTTAAAGAATTGCAAGAGCTTTATGCACGCTCCAAAAACATTTGCGTGAAAAACAAGGTTTTGCACAATAACCCTGAATTAGAAGACGCTTATCGCACCAAAAAAATGCTCAAACTCGCGCTTTGTATCACTCAAGGGGCGTTACTGCGCACTGAAAGCAGAGGGGCTCACACAAGGATTGATTACCCTAAAAGAGACGATGAAAAATGGCTTAATCGGACTTTAGCGAGCTGGCCTAGCGCTGAGCAAGACATGCCCACGATTGAATACGAAGAATTAGATGTGATGAAAATGGAAATCAGCCCTGATTTTAGGGGCTATGGCAAAAAGGGTAATTTCATTCCCCACCCCAAAAAAGAAGAGCGCGACGCTGAAATTTTAAAAACGATTTTAGAGTTAGAAAAGCTTGGAAAAGACAGAGTGGAAGTCCAGCATGCACTCATGCCTTTTGAATTGCAAGAAAAATACAAAGCTAGGAATATGCGTTTAGAAGATGAAGAGGTTAGGGCTAGGGGGGAACATTTGTATTCTTTCAATGTCCATGATTTATTAGACAAACACAACGCCAATCTAAAAGGAGAACACCATGAGTGA
- the lysS gene encoding lysine--tRNA ligase codes for MFSNQYIQQRIHKANSLRGEGKNPYKNGLKRSLTNAAFLEKYAYVKGLEEPKDKEKCESIVGRVKLLRLMGKACFIKIEDESAILQAYVSQNELNDEFKSLKKHLEVGDIVLVKGFPFATKTGELSIHALEFHILSKTIVPLPEKFHGLSDIELRYRQRYLDLIVNPSVKDVFKKRSLIVSSVRKFFEMEGFLEVETPMMHPIPGGANARPFITYHNALEVERYLRIAPELYLKRLIVGGFEAVFEINRNFRNEGMDHSHNPEFTMIEFYWAYHTYEDLIELSKRLFDYLLKTLNLDSKIIYNDMEVDFNQTSVISYLDTLETIGGISKEILEKEDKLLAYLLEQGVKVESNLTHGKLLAEAFDHFVEHKLIHPTFVTQYPIEISPLARRNDSNPNIADRFELFIAGKEIANGFSELNDPLDQLERFKSQVAEKEKGDEEAQYMDEDYVWALAHGMPPTAGQGIGIDRLVMLLTGAKSIKDVILFPAMRPVKNDFNVESGE; via the coding sequence ATGTTTTCTAACCAATACATCCAACAACGCATTCATAAAGCCAACAGCTTGAGAGGAGAAGGGAAAAACCCTTATAAAAATGGCTTGAAACGAAGCTTGACAAACGCCGCTTTTTTAGAAAAATACGCTTATGTGAAGGGTTTAGAAGAGCCTAAAGACAAAGAAAAATGCGAGAGCATTGTAGGGAGGGTCAAGCTCTTGCGTTTAATGGGTAAGGCATGTTTTATTAAAATTGAAGATGAAAGCGCGATTTTACAAGCCTATGTTTCACAAAATGAATTGAACGATGAATTTAAAAGCTTAAAAAAGCATTTAGAAGTGGGCGATATTGTGTTGGTGAAAGGCTTTCCTTTCGCCACTAAAACCGGTGAATTAAGCATTCATGCCCTAGAATTTCACATTTTAAGCAAAACCATTGTGCCTTTGCCTGAAAAGTTTCATGGATTGAGCGATATAGAGTTGCGTTACCGCCAGCGCTACTTGGATTTGATAGTCAATCCTAGCGTTAAGGATGTGTTTAAAAAACGCAGTTTGATTGTTTCTAGCGTGCGGAAATTCTTTGAAATGGAAGGGTTTTTGGAAGTGGAAACCCCAATGATGCACCCCATTCCTGGCGGGGCGAATGCAAGGCCTTTTATCACTTATCATAACGCTTTAGAAGTTGAAAGGTATTTGAGGATCGCCCCAGAATTATACCTTAAACGCTTGATTGTGGGGGGTTTTGAAGCGGTGTTTGAAATCAATCGTAATTTTAGGAATGAAGGCATGGATCACAGCCATAACCCTGAATTTACGATGATTGAGTTTTATTGGGCGTATCACACTTATGAAGATCTGATTGAATTAAGCAAGAGGTTGTTTGACTACTTGCTAAAGACTTTAAACTTAGATTCAAAAATCATTTATAACGACATGGAAGTGGATTTCAATCAAACGAGCGTGATTTCCTATTTAGATACTTTAGAAACAATAGGGGGCATTAGCAAGGAGATTTTAGAAAAAGAAGACAAACTTTTGGCTTATTTGTTAGAGCAAGGCGTCAAAGTAGAGTCCAATCTCACTCATGGCAAATTGCTCGCTGAAGCGTTTGATCATTTTGTGGAGCATAAACTCATTCACCCCACTTTTGTAACGCAATACCCTATTGAAATTAGCCCGCTAGCCAGACGCAACGATAGTAACCCTAACATTGCTGACAGGTTTGAATTGTTTATTGCAGGAAAAGAAATCGCTAACGGCTTTAGCGAATTGAATGACCCCTTAGATCAATTAGAACGCTTTAAAAGTCAAGTAGCCGAAAAAGAAAAAGGCGATGAAGAAGCCCAATACATGGACGAAGATTATGTGTGGGCATTAGCTCATGGAATGCCCCCCACTGCAGGGCAAGGCATAGGTATTGACAGATTGGTGATGTTGCTCACTGGGGCTAAAAGCATTAAAGATGTGATTTTATTCCCAGCGATGCGCCCTGTTAAAAACGATTTTAATGTTGAAAGTGGAGAATAA